From a region of the Agrobacterium larrymoorei genome:
- a CDS encoding carbohydrate ABC transporter permease, which translates to MDTRRSAVFFAWLLLAPALLYVTAIVAYPLVDTVILSFTDASLKKTTNWVGWDNYDKIFNATFAEVIIRTFIWTFFSVAIKMIIGTFGATMLNAAVPGRALFRILTMPPWIVPMAIGIFMWGWMYNGQFGMISGMLQRVGLVDGPVAFLAQGSTAFWATVITDVWIGVPMVTLYLLAAMQSIPQDLYEAAWADGAGRFYRFRRITLPLLVPSMITMSMISLISTFNSFDIIWILTRGGPNGETTTMIIDTYRTAIGSYKYGEGAARAVLICIFLSIFCVAYFRVVSKLSAGDKR; encoded by the coding sequence ATGGACACCAGACGAAGCGCCGTTTTCTTTGCCTGGTTGCTGCTGGCACCGGCCCTGCTCTATGTAACGGCAATTGTCGCTTACCCGCTTGTCGATACGGTCATCCTTTCCTTCACAGATGCATCGCTGAAGAAGACGACGAACTGGGTCGGCTGGGACAATTACGACAAGATTTTCAACGCGACATTCGCCGAAGTCATCATCCGCACCTTCATCTGGACGTTCTTTTCCGTCGCGATCAAGATGATCATCGGCACGTTCGGCGCAACCATGCTGAACGCCGCAGTGCCCGGACGCGCCCTCTTCCGCATTCTCACCATGCCGCCATGGATCGTGCCGATGGCGATTGGCATCTTCATGTGGGGCTGGATGTATAATGGCCAGTTCGGCATGATTTCCGGCATGCTTCAGCGGGTCGGTCTGGTGGATGGGCCTGTGGCTTTCCTCGCACAGGGTTCGACAGCCTTCTGGGCAACCGTCATCACCGATGTCTGGATCGGCGTGCCCATGGTGACGCTTTATCTTTTGGCCGCCATGCAATCCATTCCGCAGGATCTCTATGAAGCAGCGTGGGCCGATGGCGCAGGGCGTTTCTACCGCTTCCGCCGCATCACCCTTCCGCTTCTCGTTCCCTCGATGATCACCATGTCGATGATCTCGCTGATCTCGACCTTCAATTCCTTCGACATCATCTGGATTTTGACGCGCGGTGGGCCCAATGGCGAAACCACGACGATGATCATCGATACCTACCGGACCGCCATCGGCTCTTACAAATATGGTGAGGGTGCCGCCCGCGCCGTTCTGATCTGCATCTTCCTGTCCATCTTCTGCGTGGCCTATTTCCGCGTCGTCAGCAAGCTTTCCGCCGGAGACAAGCGATGA
- a CDS encoding carbohydrate ABC transporter permease, with translation MRNPPTLINRYKWYEVAAIYCGILLFLTFVLSPFVEGFLVSLKPLSQLFSSPYRFWPENGSFEAYRTMWVSVPGFARYIFNSFLISGIVTIVVLILVIPAAYAFARFEFRGSGPLLGAFLAVNMFSGAVLLIPLFRLMRSIGVLNTYLAMIVPGVAFLIPSAIWLLRTYMIRIPRELDEAAYVDGAGYFYTLRRVIIPIAMPGIVVVAITTFIGSYAQQFIYALTFNSKSEYMPLPVGLFAYFGRQEVVWNELMAASFVGIAPAMIVIFFLQRYLVSGLTAGAVKQ, from the coding sequence ATGAGAAACCCTCCCACCTTGATCAACCGGTACAAGTGGTACGAAGTGGCTGCCATCTATTGCGGCATCCTGCTCTTCCTCACTTTCGTCCTGTCGCCTTTCGTGGAAGGCTTCCTGGTTTCGCTGAAACCGCTCAGCCAGCTCTTTTCCTCGCCTTACCGCTTCTGGCCGGAAAACGGCTCCTTCGAAGCGTATAGGACGATGTGGGTAAGCGTGCCGGGCTTTGCCCGTTATATCTTCAACTCGTTCCTGATTTCAGGGATCGTCACCATCGTCGTGCTCATCCTCGTCATTCCTGCGGCTTACGCTTTCGCGCGCTTCGAGTTTCGCGGCAGCGGCCCGTTGCTTGGCGCATTTCTGGCCGTCAACATGTTCTCCGGCGCGGTTCTGCTGATCCCGCTTTTCCGTTTGATGCGCTCCATCGGCGTTCTCAACACCTATCTGGCCATGATCGTGCCCGGCGTCGCCTTCCTCATTCCCTCCGCCATCTGGCTGCTGCGCACCTACATGATCCGCATTCCAAGGGAGTTGGATGAGGCCGCTTACGTGGATGGCGCGGGCTATTTCTACACGCTGCGCCGCGTCATCATCCCCATTGCCATGCCGGGCATCGTGGTTGTGGCGATCACCACCTTCATCGGCTCTTACGCGCAGCAGTTCATCTATGCGCTGACCTTCAATTCCAAGAGCGAATACATGCCCCTTCCCGTTGGCCTGTTTGCCTATTTCGGCCGGCAGGAAGTGGTGTGGAACGAGCTCATGGCTGCAAGCTTCGTTGGCATCGCGCCTGCGATGATCGTGATTTTCTTCCTGCAACGCTATCTCGTCAGCGGCCTGACCGCGGGCGCGGTGAAACAATAA
- a CDS encoding ABC transporter substrate-binding protein translates to MTAQAASQEISWIYCGDKIDPIHEKYIKEWEGKNEGWTVKPEVVGWEQCQDKATTLAASGSPAAMAYVGSRTLKQFSENDMIVPVPMTDEEKKSYYPHIVDTVTVDGEQWGVPIAFSTKALYWNKDLFKQAGLDPEKPPKTWEEEIAFAKQIKEKTGVAGYGLPAKTFDNTMHQFMHWVYTNNGKVVDGDKIVMDSPEVLAALKAYKDITPYSVEGATAYEQNEIRAIFLDGKVGMIQSGSGAAARLKNTKLQWGITTLPLGPSAKGPGTLLITDSLAIFKGSGVEDKAIEFAKFITSPGPQGEYELQGDAGLTPLRPSPKVDEFIAKDPSWKPLIEGITYGGPEPLFTDYKGFQNATIEMVQSVVTGKAEPEAALKKAAADIEQYK, encoded by the coding sequence ATGACTGCGCAGGCTGCCAGTCAGGAAATCTCCTGGATTTATTGCGGCGACAAGATCGACCCGATCCATGAGAAATACATCAAGGAATGGGAAGGCAAGAACGAGGGCTGGACGGTCAAGCCGGAAGTCGTCGGCTGGGAACAGTGCCAGGACAAGGCCACCACGTTAGCCGCTTCCGGTTCTCCTGCTGCCATGGCCTATGTCGGCTCCCGCACGCTGAAGCAGTTTTCCGAAAACGACATGATCGTTCCGGTTCCGATGACGGATGAGGAGAAGAAGTCTTATTATCCGCACATCGTCGATACGGTAACGGTCGATGGCGAGCAGTGGGGCGTTCCAATCGCCTTCTCCACCAAGGCGCTTTACTGGAACAAGGATCTGTTCAAGCAGGCCGGTCTCGACCCTGAAAAGCCGCCGAAGACCTGGGAAGAAGAAATCGCCTTCGCCAAGCAGATCAAGGAAAAGACGGGCGTTGCCGGTTATGGCCTTCCCGCCAAGACCTTCGACAACACCATGCACCAGTTCATGCACTGGGTTTATACCAACAACGGCAAGGTGGTTGATGGCGACAAGATCGTCATGGATAGCCCGGAAGTGCTTGCAGCACTGAAGGCTTACAAGGACATCACGCCTTACTCCGTTGAAGGCGCAACCGCTTACGAGCAGAACGAAATCCGTGCGATCTTCCTCGATGGCAAGGTCGGCATGATCCAGTCCGGTTCGGGTGCGGCGGCGCGTCTGAAAAACACCAAGCTGCAATGGGGCATCACCACCCTGCCTCTCGGCCCTTCCGCCAAGGGTCCGGGCACGCTGCTGATCACCGACAGCCTTGCCATCTTCAAGGGTTCGGGTGTTGAGGACAAGGCAATCGAATTCGCCAAGTTCATCACCTCGCCCGGTCCGCAGGGTGAATATGAATTGCAGGGCGATGCCGGTCTGACGCCACTGCGTCCTTCGCCTAAGGTCGATGAGTTCATCGCCAAGGATCCGTCTTGGAAGCCGTTGATCGAAGGCATCACCTATGGCGGTCCTGAGCCTCTGTTCACCGATTACAAGGGCTTCCAGAACGCGACCATCGAGATGGTCCAGTCGGTCGTTACCGGCAAGGCGGAACCTGAAGCGGCGCTGAAGAAGGCTGCGGCAGATATCGAGCAGTACAAATAA
- a CDS encoding ABC transporter ATP-binding protein, with protein MGQLHLNNVKKYYGDFEVLKGVQLNVPHGEFVVFVGPSGCGKSTLLRMIAGLESISEGDIAIDGVRVNDKPPVERGIAMVFQSYALYPHMTVFENIAFPLRVEKMAEDKIRTKVQAVAKILQLEHRLEQRPGMLSGGQRQRVAIGRAIVREPKIFLFDEPLSNLDAALRADMRIELTKLHRQLKATMIYVTHDQVEAMTMADRIVVLNAGSIAQVGAPLELYHKPDNLFVAGFIGNPKMNLLPVTCTEVSEAGVTVSYDGQSITVPVNAKQGLAGQPLTLGIRPEHLLLGSGDMTITTTPSVIERLGINTITYSTLPSGQQWCALLPGSAPLAPDQPMPVGIRAADCHLFDAEGNALERRVYWTKQEMPAL; from the coding sequence GTGGGTCAGCTTCATCTCAACAACGTGAAAAAATACTACGGCGACTTTGAGGTTCTCAAAGGTGTGCAACTCAATGTTCCGCACGGAGAATTCGTCGTATTCGTGGGCCCATCCGGCTGCGGAAAATCGACGCTGCTGCGCATGATTGCCGGTCTGGAATCGATCAGCGAAGGCGATATCGCCATCGATGGCGTCCGCGTCAACGATAAGCCACCCGTTGAGCGCGGCATTGCGATGGTGTTCCAGTCTTACGCGCTTTACCCCCACATGACGGTCTTCGAAAACATCGCTTTTCCACTGCGCGTAGAAAAGATGGCTGAAGACAAAATCCGCACGAAGGTTCAGGCCGTCGCAAAGATTCTCCAGTTGGAACATCGGCTGGAGCAAAGGCCGGGAATGCTGTCCGGTGGCCAGCGCCAGCGCGTTGCCATTGGCCGCGCCATCGTGCGTGAGCCGAAGATTTTCCTGTTCGATGAGCCCCTATCGAACCTCGACGCGGCGCTCCGCGCCGATATGCGCATCGAGCTCACCAAGCTTCACCGCCAGCTAAAAGCCACCATGATCTACGTGACGCACGATCAGGTCGAGGCCATGACTATGGCAGACAGGATCGTTGTTCTGAACGCTGGCAGCATCGCCCAGGTCGGTGCGCCGCTGGAGCTTTATCACAAGCCGGATAATCTTTTCGTGGCCGGTTTCATCGGCAATCCCAAGATGAACCTTCTGCCCGTTACCTGCACCGAGGTTTCCGAGGCGGGCGTGACGGTGTCCTATGATGGGCAGAGCATCACGGTTCCGGTTAATGCCAAACAAGGTCTTGCGGGCCAGCCGCTGACGCTTGGAATTCGACCGGAACATTTGCTTCTCGGCTCTGGCGACATGACGATCACCACTACGCCAAGCGTCATCGAGCGGCTGGGTATCAACACCATCACCTATTCCACCCTGCCCTCAGGCCAGCAATGGTGCGCGCTCCTGCCCGGCTCGGCACCGCTTGCGCCGGACCAACCCATGCCCGTCGGCATCCGCGCTGCGGATTGCCATCTCTTCGATGCCGAAGGCAACGCTCTGGAGAGACGCGTGTACTGGACGAAGCAGGAGATGCCCGCGCTCTAA
- a CDS encoding M81 family metallopeptidase yields the protein MRIFTAALATETNTFAPICIDRRAFEESLYAPPGQHPSTPTLCTAPITVGRDVCAAKGWTLIEGTAAWADPAGLINRQAYESLRDEILDQLRAAMPVDAVVMGLHGAMVADGYLDPEGDLLTRIREIIGPDILLCAELDPHSHLTQKRVDAADFFVVFKEFPHTDFVERAQDLWRIAVDTLEGRVKPVMSVFDCRMIDVFPTSREPMRGIVDRMQAMERDDPNVLSLSVIHGFMAGDVPEMGTKTIAVTDGNAEKGQALARELGLELFKKRGTFMMPQIDEKEAVSRALQADITGGPVVIADIWDNPGGGTAGDATVLLRELLAQGAKNVAAGLVWDPIAVQICMAAGEGAEIPLRFGAKSAPNTGDPIDALVKVVKLVPSAEMKFGDSIAPFGDAAHIHFNGIDVVLGTVRVQSYDPSLFTALGIDPLSKHILLIKSTNHFYAAFSKIASQILYCSAGKPYPNDPATNPYRRVRRDIWPIMDNPHGDHAA from the coding sequence GTGCGCATCTTTACCGCCGCTCTCGCAACTGAGACCAATACATTCGCGCCGATCTGCATCGACAGGCGGGCCTTCGAGGAATCGCTCTACGCCCCGCCCGGACAGCATCCGAGTACGCCAACATTGTGCACGGCTCCGATTACGGTCGGGCGCGACGTCTGCGCCGCAAAGGGCTGGACGCTGATTGAAGGCACGGCCGCCTGGGCAGACCCGGCAGGGCTCATCAACCGGCAGGCCTACGAGAGCCTGCGGGATGAGATTCTGGACCAGTTGCGCGCAGCCATGCCGGTCGATGCGGTGGTTATGGGGCTCCACGGCGCAATGGTTGCGGATGGCTATCTCGATCCGGAAGGCGATCTGCTGACACGCATTCGCGAGATAATCGGGCCTGATATTCTGCTTTGCGCAGAGCTCGATCCGCATAGCCATCTCACGCAGAAGCGCGTGGATGCGGCGGATTTCTTCGTGGTCTTCAAGGAATTTCCCCACACGGATTTCGTAGAACGGGCGCAGGATCTCTGGCGGATTGCTGTAGATACGCTGGAAGGACGTGTAAAGCCGGTCATGTCGGTTTTCGATTGTCGAATGATCGATGTGTTTCCAACATCGCGAGAACCTATGCGCGGTATCGTGGACCGGATGCAGGCCATGGAACGAGACGATCCCAACGTGCTGTCCCTCTCGGTCATTCACGGCTTCATGGCTGGTGATGTGCCGGAAATGGGAACGAAGACCATCGCCGTAACCGATGGCAATGCGGAAAAGGGCCAGGCGCTCGCGCGCGAGCTGGGGCTCGAACTTTTCAAGAAACGCGGCACTTTCATGATGCCGCAGATCGATGAAAAGGAGGCGGTGTCCCGCGCTCTTCAGGCTGATATTACGGGCGGTCCTGTTGTCATCGCCGATATTTGGGATAACCCCGGTGGCGGTACGGCGGGCGATGCGACCGTGTTGCTGCGCGAGCTTCTGGCGCAGGGCGCAAAGAATGTCGCCGCCGGGCTGGTATGGGATCCGATTGCCGTGCAAATCTGCATGGCGGCGGGCGAGGGCGCTGAAATTCCGCTCCGCTTCGGTGCCAAGTCGGCGCCGAATACCGGCGATCCAATCGATGCGCTGGTGAAGGTCGTAAAACTCGTGCCGTCGGCGGAAATGAAATTCGGTGATAGCATCGCGCCGTTTGGTGACGCTGCCCACATCCATTTCAACGGGATCGACGTCGTGCTCGGAACTGTTCGGGTTCAGAGTTACGACCCGTCACTCTTCACCGCTCTCGGCATCGATCCTCTGTCGAAGCATATTCTGCTGATCAAATCGACCAACCACTTCTATGCGGCCTTCTCGAAGATCGCATCGCAAATTCTGTATTGTTCGGCAGGCAAGCCATATCCAAACGATCCTGCAACCAATCCCTACCGCCGGGTGCGACGGGATATCTGGCCGATCATGGATAATCCCCACGGGGATCATGCAGCCTGA
- a CDS encoding RidA family protein yields MTIKRYGAEQSGAGGQKLPFARAVEADGWLHVSGQVAMENGEIISGGIVEQTHKTIENLLAILHEAGYGVEHIVRCGVWLDDPRDFWTFNKIYQGYFGEHPPARACVQASMMVDCKVEIDCTAYKPKS; encoded by the coding sequence ATGACGATCAAGAGATATGGTGCGGAACAGTCTGGTGCGGGCGGGCAGAAGCTTCCTTTTGCACGCGCGGTCGAGGCGGATGGATGGCTTCACGTTTCGGGCCAGGTGGCCATGGAAAATGGCGAAATCATTTCCGGCGGCATTGTCGAACAGACTCACAAGACCATCGAGAACCTGCTGGCCATTCTGCACGAAGCGGGCTACGGCGTCGAGCATATCGTGCGCTGCGGTGTCTGGCTGGACGATCCGCGCGATTTCTGGACCTTCAACAAAATCTATCAGGGCTATTTCGGCGAACATCCGCCAGCCCGTGCCTGCGTTCAAGCCTCGATGATGGTGGACTGCAAGGTCGAGATAGACTGCACCGCTTATAAGCCAAAGTCCTAA